Part of the Pomacea canaliculata isolate SZHN2017 linkage group LG11, ASM307304v1, whole genome shotgun sequence genome is shown below.
AGAGCAAATATCCAGTCAAACTCTTGTGTTTTTCTTGCAAAGTAAttcatttagaaacaaaaaccaagaaaaGCAAATTCTTCATGAAAAAAGTTTAATAGCTTTTACAAGCTATACcctgaagacaaaacaaattgtGTCATGCAACATTTACTTAGCCTAGCAAGATGTCAGTATAAACTCTTTTCAAAGTTAAAGACAAAGATGTTTTGACACAAAACCCATAGTATGTGATGGTCATCACTGAGTGGTTAAGTGGGGGTTGTAACTGTATGGGTGAGTGACCCTGACTGTATTTATGTTGTCATTACATATGGGATCTCCCAACagggaaaatgttttttgtggacagaaataaacaatacagatgcattgttgtaatatGATCACAATGATAATGTAAGTCTGATTATAAATTTTTGAAGAAGATTTAACAGAAGAGGCATGATGTTATTTAGCTTACTTCCTGGCCAAAATAATAGTACTGCTATTGCATGATCTCTTGTACAATTTGCAATTATTCAACAGCCTTCAGTTTGCATCATTAGCTATGACAATatattacaaaactttttttttattcagaatAGATTTGTTAGTCTCATGAACCAGTTAAGCCATCCTCTGCACGTTTGGCCTTCCCCTTTAAGATTGCTTCTTTAAATAGTCGGCAATAAAGTTCAACTGCAACAGGTGTATCATCATTACCAGGAACTGGGTACGTTATAAGGCAAGGATCACAGTTTGTATCCACAATGCCCACAGCAGGGATCAATAATTTGGTGGCTTCAATCACAGCCCTGTGCTGCTCAAAGGCATTGTTCAGTGTATTGATGAAGATGCACAAATCAGGCAATCGTGTCTCTCCCTGGAACTGCATGGCAGAGTTGGTGAAGGTGCCACCTTTCCAGTAGCGACAGTGGGAATACTCCCCGCACTCCATGGCTGTTCTTTCAATTACAGGCATCATCTGATTGTGAcgacttaaaaaaagaatgatgCCCCCTCTATAGGCAATGTGTGCTGTAAAGTTCAAAGCCTCTTGCAGCAGTGGCAAGGTCTTGTCGAGGTCAATAATGTCAATGTTCAGACGACTGCCAAAAATGTACTGAGACATGAACTCGTTTCGCAGCCCTGCCTTATGTCCAAGATGAACACGGGCAGTAAAGAGGTCTTTTAAAGAGACGAGAGACCTGACACCGAAGTAATCATGGTGCTGCAGAGGTTCTTGCTCAGGATTGTACAGTGCAGGTTTGCCCACTTCTGcagctgcaaaagaaaaaaacaaattaaaaaaaaatgctaaaataatattcacaaaTATGATGTATGCAGTAGGCACATTGATGTGAATATGGCTTCACTGAAATCAACTGTATACTGTCAGGGATGCCCTGAAGctttagtttatatttattagtttgaagttactgctgctgctattattatgaggtaaacattatttaacataaaaaatagcGATGATCAAGAAGAAGCCTGTAAAGTATTATTAATGTATCTTCACAGATACAGATGACCAAATAGTTATATGAAATATCTCTCCCTTGTTCTCCActtacccccaccccaccaacatatgttcatgtttataataagcatataaaaaataaaaaaagagaaaatatgcaTACCTTTTTGAAGATTTGAAGAGGATCCTGTTGAGAATTCACAGTTCAGTCTACTAAGTGAACTGTAAGCTAGAAGTTTTCCATGACTATATTTGTAAAGCACAGGTCCTGAAAAATGGATTAAAAacagatacagaaaaaaacaaaatgggcATATACATGTTAGTCTTCTGCAGAAATACAAAGTTTGGACGATGGAGCCGCAATGATTCTTCCTTTGCTTTCTATTGCAGTAAAGATCATAGTGATATGTCCCAGATGGAATTTAACTGAAGTAGCTCCATCATTTTATTGCAAAAGACCACACACATTTCCTTTGTACTCTGAAGACAAACCCAATTTGCATCTGAGATGTTATGCTGTATTCCAAACTAGTAGGTTTTGGTTGTGGTTCCAAACCTTAATCAATGTTCTCCATTTAATAACATTCATGTGACTAGTTTGTTGAATATATAGTTCTTTTTATTGCTATTTGTTCATTATAAAACtgagcacacacaaaaacttatGCTGCAAGCCTGCTCAACCACTGCACAGAGAAAATTCAATCTGCTAAAAAAtatggggggtgggggaaggtCTTCTCTTGAATTTATGAGATCACTCTGGAAGCGAGATGTTAAAGACCCCACTTTTCTTAGGGATAGTTTTCTTTGTGAGGGCAGTTCctgtctcttctctttctctgcattacCTTTCCCCAACCTCTATGGAGTTAGGTACCTATTCCCAACAGCTAGGTTGATGAGGCAAGTTTGCTGTACCACCCAAGTACAAAATCAGCATGCCTTTGAGTTCAAACGCCAGTTCTCTGACCACTTGGGTATTTGCTTTCCGAATTACTGCTAAAAGCATCAAAAGTGTAAATCCAAATACTGCTAAAACACATCTTTTTCTAAGTAGCACTGATTTGATCTTTTCTTAAATTCAAACATCACATGAAATGGTAAACATATTCTTTGGTTATCTCAAACAGATACAACTTCAGAGGGTTTCATAACCCAtgacatattttacaaaatagaaaaaaggggGACAGGGTCTGGGCCATGGGTTGGATTAGGAATTGTGATTTTTACAAAGACACAATCGAAATAAATAAGATGGGTCAGTAAAAGAACATGAGAGAAAATATCTCCTGTTTCCATTATCATCCTATTCAGTAAATGGTAGAACTTTCTTACTGAGTAACAATCATGCATCGATCCTATTAAGCAGAGGGGAGTAAGGTTAGGGTAAGATTAACTGTACCATTAATGAACAGCCTTTGACAAGTCATGTGAAAGGGAtattttatgggtttttttttcttttgcataatTTTATATTAGAGGTGGATGTGGAGCTGTGTCTTTAATGAACTGGATGATAGgaatattttagtttgtttacattgttgaAAATGAGTGACTGGGGTAAGCAGATGACAGAATAGGAGTGAGATCACAGTATCTACATAGCTCTGCCTgcttgtactttattttttttactggctGTCATTTGTTGCTGTACCTAATATGTTCTCTGATCGACTTTTTTAAaccttatttctttattctattTCGTCACTTAAGGTTTAAAATGTACACAAGGGAGGTGGGTGGGAAGGAATcagtgttttacactgagccggAAACTAAATCtgtatcatggcaaagcagccagccctttaaacagatgaaagaacaatgcgcctgagacgagagctgagcccaggacagccaaccttcactgtattggtgacaggaattTAACCATTAAGTCACCGCCTCACCCTACAATGAACACAAATCATAAGTTTGTGACAGCGTTATAAAGATGTCATTATAttcgtttataaatttatttttaacactttcatCTGTATTTATTAAGTGAACACTACAGGGTTAAAGTTAGGATtaaggggtttttttttcggttcCATGTTATGGCGTCTCAAAAGTATAAAGAGTCCTCAAGTAATTCTCTCAAATACCTTTCGTTTGACTAAATTGCAACTGGGATCATTTGACACTTCTCGAACAAAGCATGGTTGTTTGGGAAAGGACTGACGTAACTATTGCAAACTTGGACACCAACATGTGCGTGGTCGAGTCGACTGGTAGTCTATTCAATGAGTTGACTGGGTCGAGTTGGAAAAAGATTACATCGACAGCCCCTTCCCCGACCCTCTTCCTTCATCTTTACATGTATCATGCTGCTTTGTTAGAAAGCTTTTAACACTGCTATTCTTTTAAATTGCTCCATTAAACTACTTCAATAAGCATACAGTTTTATTATCTCCAAACGAAATATATCCTTCACTTCTGACTGCATGGAAaggtaacaaagaaaaacacattttttaatatcaacAAACACTGTGAGCCATTATAAATTATAtgtcaaaaataatataatcaaAAACTGAATCAATGACTTACGTTTTATCAATACGCCTGCCCTAGCGTAAGTCACTGGAAGGTTTCTCACCACAGATAGCGCCATGTTGGAGCGTGAGACTACTCTCGTTGACGTTCCAGAATACTCTCCCTTTACCGTTCTGCGTTGGTCTTGAAACTTGGACAAACTCAAAGGTTGTCAGAGAATGAATACATCCCAATTAGCCACTGTCAAAGCTTACATGGCAGATGGAGATATATTGTCTCTGATTAAAGGATCACCAGGGCTCGAAACTTTAAAGGACTGTAAAGATATTCTGCTTAAAGCCACTAACGCAGTGTTGGTAAGATAATGATCGATCATTATACGCAATGTTTACTTATCGACTGCACAAATTTCTCTTGTAACTATCTCACAGTTAATTAACAGAATTAGCAAAAACTCACCTGATATGCATCAGAAAATATTCTAACAAACTTCACCCTGTAACCACATTTACTTGTTAAACAATGCTCGTTTTCTATGTGTAAAGTTATCAGCTTTATAACATTTATCGTGGATTTGTTAAACCTTTTATCAACGATCAGTGGTCTGTTACTTTCATCCTAATGTTGCATCACCTATCGCCAAACAACACTCGTTTTAATTGTCTTTCTTCCAACTTTGTTTCAtcggtttttattttgtgtgtcatCAATTTATGACATGTTTTAAAGGATCTCTTCACCCCCAAATAATTATCAGGATGAGAATGCTGATGTGACTGGGACCTTCACATATGGCCCAGAGATCGGGGATGCTGAATTTCGAGATGAGCTGGCCATGTTTCTTACACAAGAGTATGGTGATGAGGTaaaaaggtgagaaagaaaatatagaaagaaaaaagaaatgaaggctGTTAACTTCACTTTTCTAACTACTTTTGTGGAAAGAAATGTGATCCGCTTTTGTTACATTTTCCACCACCAgctggtgcaacttaccttgtagtggtatGGTGGCTTCCGTGCATTattgatccacagagctatgttggcgggagccttgtgctcctggcaggtctaaccaagtaGAAcgggtctgtcaggggagaggccagactaaaatgttgcaccctgacCCTCCATgctgggggttttgctttgggctaacaacccactcattttaaaaaaagagatgttACGGAAACctcaacagtaccacaacaagggcCTGATGGGGAAGATTCCTCTGTAGAAGAGTTTATGacgcatgctggtgaaagccttttTGATGACCAGGGCAAGGGACCAACAAGGAATAGATTAAACTAACTaaactttgtttcatttttgccTTTGTAGCTTCTCATTTTCCTGTGCACTTTAAATAATGGTAAAAATATCCTACTTAAAGCCACTGGCACAGTGTTGGTAATTGTTACACTTTGTTTACAGGTATTTGCAACTGCACAGTTTTGCAATTAACTCACAGACTTAAAGCTTGCAGTTGCTAATAGGAAAAGAGAGACCAAAAGCAgtacataaaatttctttaaaattggCAAAGATATAAATAGCAGAAGcaggaaggattttttttttagagagagGTTGGAAAAGACCAGGACTGAGTTCATCataaaagtgaatgaaagacACTTCAGCTACTATGCATCCTGTCATGTCCTGATACACCAGGAAGCTGGTATCATCATGTTTTGTTGCAGCTAGATTCCATCTTTTAAAGGTTAACCAGAgtgcacattttgttttataaatattcattaCTCAAATACTCCTTTCTGAATGAATAATTGTTTCATTCATAACTTACAAGCTTTTGGACATAGCCATTCTCATATAACATATATAAAAGTCTAGACATTTCCTGAAACATCACAAAAGTAGGCTCACTGTCATGACAACGCCTAATTAACATGCACTCAAAGCTTTTGTGTTGGATGTAGTCATTAGTGATAGAGTTAAAATTTAGGTCAGTCTATTTGTGCTTTAcccttaaaattaaaatacaatgtTGTTGCTAAGGACAGCATAACTGCCAGCAGTTTTATGCTTAACATTATGGATGAATAGGATTAGTTGTCAGTTGGATATATTTTGTGTGATACAGAACTCTTCAGGGAACATCAGTAGAAGGTAGATTGTGGTGCATGGAAGAGATAAGTGCAAGTTtcatcttttgtcttttctaaaGCTCCCACTTAATGGTGACAGCAGGCGCTTCCCAAGCTCTGCACATGATCACCACGGTTATGTTCAGCAAAGACAGCATTGTCTTTGTGGAGGAACCCACCTACTTTGCTGCTAGCATGATGCTATCTGTTGACCTCCAGATGAAAGTAATACCTGGTATGAcaagtgggggaaaaaaattccaTAAAATCCAAGGGAATGTCAGACTCCCATTTAAAATTGCAAGAAGATTTTTAGACCCTCAGAtagaactctttttttttatttttagggcTTTATCAACCATTTGCAGAAAAAGTACACAGGTGTTAATACTATCATGATATAATATCAAGAACTGCTTTAATACTGAGTGACACATTTTTGTGGATGTAAAACTGCCATGGATACTAATGACTTTTCCAGTAAAGTCTGTTGTTTCATTATGTGCAGTGCCTTGTGATGCAGATGGAATAAATGTGGAAGAACTTGACCACCTCTTGACCAAGTACCGACCAGCTCACCAGAGACCAACAGAGTCAAAAAGACCTTTCTGGGCTTTTGTCTACACTGTTCCTGTCTACAACAATCCAACTGGACGATGCTATTCTCCCAGTAGGTTAAGCCAAAGAGGATAACAAGAGCCACCACTGTTATATGAGAGGTTGAAATCAGATGGTGCACATGGCCACTCCTCCTTTAGGACAGAAAATGTTGCTAGCTGCTCGAGGCTATGGTCTGATGATCATGTACTTGCAACGAAAACACAATTAGGCAGGCTTGCTTTCATACTTTTCGTAAGCtttaaaacatgtttcaaaGGGGGAATTTCTATAattaagcaaaagaaaaaaagaaagaaatacagtgatacctcggttctcgaacataattcgttccgggaggacggtcgagaaccaaattgttcgagaaccgaagcaatgaaacccataggaaataatggaaactggattaattcgttccaagccccagaaaatgcctatttactggcctaatttgtatataatatgtagaaaaacatgagtctcaacaagaaataagaaataaaaatgtatttattaaaacaaaaacaaaaataaaatgtactttacagtacagtacagtaaattgtgtttcatttactgtacctgtaccaaactttatggcaggagggaatgaatgtggagggaggagggaagggggatggttattgttttgaaggggagtccgtcctcttcaataaaaacagagggtaactgctcttcgggtgtttctgttctctgtatcttttgctgaggagaatcagaatcttgctctgcagttgcttgtctgatttctttacagaagaatttgtcaattgtttgctgtttttttctcctctgcactcacactgatgacgcaagcaaggcgcgctgggcagaatgaacgccattcggctcaactcggctcatctcggacgttcggatgttcgagttccaaatatttgttcggattccaagacaaaattttctcaaatttcctggtcgaataccgatttggtcgaaagtcaaggcgttcgagaaccgaggtatcactgtatttcaaATCTACGTACTGGTGTTGCAAGTAACTCTGATTGGACAGACGTTTTTCACACAAAGAGGTTATGGTTGTTACACATCTAAAACCTCTTTACAACAAGTACCTGtgcaaaaatatcaaatatgtaCACGTATATTTCCAGGTGTttaagttttaacatttttctatttttccttgCGGATGCTGCAGAAAAGTGTCTATTGTTCTCTTTCAGTGCAAAATGCAGCCgtatattaaaaacaattgaGCAACAAGACTGCCTGGTTTGCATTTGATGGAGGGACATATCAGCAGATTTCTGTTCAAAATGTCCCAGAAATTGAGGTCTCGCTTAGTCCATGTAGAGGAGctgttcagattttttaaatacaatttcagTTTCCTCCTCCAGCGTTACCAGCTGAGATGTTGGGACACCCAGACTATCATCAGTATGAGGTACCTGCTGAATCGACAACAAGGTCTCTCTTACAGTTCTTTCTTGATTTCCCATAATTTCTTTACATTCTGGACACACTTTCCTTTGTACCTTTTTAGTGGTGGGACCTGCACTGTAAGTTAAAGTGTTGTTCTCAGGAATCTATAGTTCCTCGGCAGAGTTTGTGAAAACAAACGCGGAGATTTCACATCTTTCGCTTTGCTCACATCTTGCATCAGAAATTACTGGAGTGCTCTGAGTACTGATGTTTCTCAGCTTGAAGAGAGAGTGATCTCCATCTTCGATTCAGTTCCTTCTTTCACTTTGCATGATGAGACAATCGACCATCTCCTGATGCAGGAAGAACCAAGATTATCCCCATGCCCTCCTTTTCCTCTTAAAGAGGTTTTCTACATAGTCATGGTTTAGTCTGCTGATGTGGAATAATTTAACCTTATTCGTTTTGCAAAGATCATCGCAGAGTTGAAGCACACTTTGTATAGCAATTTATTAATCATACATGATAAATTGCCTTTAAGTGTCGACGTCCATGACAAAGTTTCATACAAGAACTCTGTGTGACCCAACTTTTCCGAGATGGCATCATGCATAGTGTGGCTGCTAATCTTGCTAAGGCTGTTGAACGCATTAAACAGTTGATCAATGCATCCAACATAGAAAGCAGTGTCAGAGGCCTTATCTGATAGCACTCTCAAACTTACCATCAGTGATATGCCAGCTGCATCGCTGAGTGATAGAACCTGAGAGGCAAACTCTAccaaaaaaatcccaaaaccTGATAACTTTAGGTATTTTCTGAGAGACGTGGAGCCATTCAGGTACAGTTCTTGCTATCCATCCTGAAAAAATCTATGTATTTTGGTGGATTCAGTACATCAAATGGTTGGAACCGCACACCAGATCAGCCAGCAATGTTCACAAGGTTCCTAACATAGTTAAGTTCAAAATGGGAAGAGGAGAGAGCATAGTTCGCAGGCAAATAGGATGCTGGCTGGCCCAACAGGCACTTCTGCACCCACTTCTTACATCTGTTGAAATGACAACACAAGACTAGTGAAACTGCTAAGCAGCAGCTGATGTGGCAAAACCAGAGATAAATGCACGACTTGTTAAATCtattaaagaaaggaaatgctATTAATTCACCTCTCTTGATTTtttagaaaagagaagaaacaaaaaactttagTTGAAGTGTTGTGACAACTAGGGCAGTGCACCATGTACCACCAGGTATCATCGTGCAAACACTGATACTTGAAACGGGGGCATGGCCGCAGTCACATACAGGTCAGCACGGCTTCACTTTCCCTCCTAACTGATTGCTCATATTATCCTCTTTGGTTAAGCTGGCATCTCTGTTAGTCTTAGATTATCTTCAAAGGTGGAATTCCGGGGGTAAAAAAAATGAGGTTATACCATTAGGAGTAGGAATATGTTATGTTACAATGTATTACAAAGTATGACCAGCCTGTGTTCACTTCTGTGTCCTTTTTCAAAGATAAGGCACAGCGCCAAATGCAGTTTCTCTGTGTATGCTAGTAAAAACAAGCTTATGGCAGTCATTCCAGTTTGTGCTGTGTGCATGCACAATATTAAATCTGCCTGATTGATCACATTATAGAGTTAATTACACATTTTGCTTTCTATTTATCTCAAAGAGATCATAGTACACTGAAAGAAAACCCTGTATTTGGAGCagaaatttattaaacattgaATAGATCAGCCAttgtacatacacaaacaaaagccTGTAGCCTCACATCAACTTTGAGAGTTGCT
Proteins encoded:
- the LOC112575065 gene encoding 28S ribosomal protein S2, mitochondrial-like, whose translation is MALSVVRNLPVTYARAGVLIKRPVLYKYSHGKLLAYSSLSRLNCEFSTGSSSNLQKAAEVGKPALYNPEQEPLQHHDYFGVRSLVSLKDLFTARVHLGHKAGLRNEFMSQYIFGSRLNIDIIDLDKTLPLLQEALNFTAHIAYRGGIILFLSRHNQMMPVIERTAMECGEYSHCRYWKGGTFTNSAMQFQGETRLPDLCIFINTLNNAFEQHRAVIEATKLLIPAVGIVDTNCDPCLITYPVPGNDDTPVAVELYCRLFKEAILKGKAKRAEDGLTGS
- the LOC112575060 gene encoding uncharacterized protein LOC112575060 isoform X2, producing the protein MNTSQLATVKAYMADGDILSLIKGSPGLETLKDCKDILLKATNAVLDENADVTGTFTYGPEIGDAEFRDELAMFLTQEYGDEVKSSHLMVTAGASQALHMITTVMFSKDSIVFVEEPTYFAASMMLSVDLQMKVIPVPCDADGINVEELDHLLTKYRPAHQRPTESKRPFWAFVYTVPVYNNPTGRCYSPSRCRSLVEVARKHEILLVAEDVYNLIHFGEDPFPPPRLLSYDCPADPDYKGHVLSIGTFSKILAPSLRLGWVEAPECILLHLNNSNLVWSGGSLNHYASKLAAAAMHLGLLPPHVHFLRQVYKSRCDAVCQILRDGLPDVVTFTQPQRAWTHLRC
- the LOC112575060 gene encoding uncharacterized protein LOC112575060 isoform X4; protein product: MNTSQLATVKAYMADGDILSLIKGSPGLETLKDCKDILLKATNAVLDENADVTGTFTYGPEIGDAEFRDELAMFLTQEYGDEVKSSHLMVTAGASQALHMITTVMFSKDSIVFVEEPTYFAASMMLSVDLQMKVIPVPCDADGINVEELDHLLTKYRPAHQRPTESKRPFWAFVYTVPVYNNPTGRCYSPSRCRSLVEVARKHEILLVAEDVYNLIHFGEDPFPPPRLLSYDCPADPDYKGHVLSIGTFSKILAPSLRLGWVEAPECILLHLNNRLRVTLFGVVAVSTTMPPNWQQQLCTLGYCHPTYIFCARCTSHGVMQCVRF